In one Rhodothermales bacterium genomic region, the following are encoded:
- a CDS encoding (2Fe-2S)-binding protein, whose amino-acid sequence MRICIDRCLCHGRTFGEIKKIAREAGDTTLETLQRRGVCGAGCGRCHPYVKRMLRTGETEFQELVGGDW is encoded by the coding sequence ATGCGCATCTGCATCGATCGGTGCCTCTGCCATGGGCGGACGTTTGGCGAGATCAAAAAAATTGCCAGGGAGGCCGGCGATACGACCCTCGAAACGCTGCAACGCCGCGGCGTCTGCGGCGCCGGCTGCGGCCGGTGTCATCCGTATGTGAAGCGGATGCTGCGTACCGGGGAGACGGAGTTTCAAGAACTGGTGGGCGGGGACTGGTAG